GCTGCGGTCGAGAAGTTCGTCGTCGCCTGCCCGATGTGCATGACGATGTACGAGGACGGCCGCAAGACGGGAAGCTTCGAGGACGAGATCGAGATCGTCGGGCTCTCGGAACTCCTTGCGGAGGCGATCGATGCGGGCGGGGCGGCAGGAGCAACGGCGGACGCAGACGCGGATGCAGAGACGGGCGCGGCTCCGGCGGACGATTGAGGCTGGTGACGGCGATCCACCGGACGGCCTGAAAGTATTTGCCGCGCGATGCCCCCGGATCGGTATGATCGAGTATCGTCCCATCCCCGAAGCGGCCGAAGAGCGCCATCGGGCGATCACGGGCTACGCGTTCGACGCCGGGTCGGGACCGTACGACCCGGATGAACCGATCGACGAACGACGTCAACGACGGTGGGCGTTCGGCGAGGATCGAGGGGTCTTCGACGGCGACGACCTCGTTGCTTGCGGGACCCACATCGAGTTCACCGTCCGACTGCGCGGCGAGTGGCTCCCGATGGCCGGTCTCTCGGGAGTGGCCTCGCCGCCGGACCGTCGACGTCAGGGGTTCGTCGGGGAACTCCTCGAAGCCTCGCTCCGGGAGTATCGCGATCGAGATTGGCCGATTGCCGCTCTCTGGCCGTTCAAACACGACTTCTACGCGCGCTACGGCTGGGCGACCGGTTGTCGGTATCGGACCGCGACCGTCGATCCCGCGGCGCTGTCGACGGTGCGATCCGCCGCGGCCGGCGAGTTCCGGCGGATCGAACCCGAGGAGTACGCCACCTTGGAACCGGTCTTCGAGGCGTGGCTCGACGGCGTGAACCTCGCGACCCGCCGGAGCGACGACTGGTGGCGCGATCGAGTGTTTCAGAGCGACGATACGGAGCGATACTGCTACGTGTGGCTCCGCGAGGACGAGCCACGGGGCTACCTGCTGTACCGGATCCGGAATGACGACGACGGCCGACGCCTAGTCGTCGACGAAATGGCGTCCGCCGACCACGAGGCGTATCTGAATCTCCTGCGCTTCTGCCACGATCACGACTCCCAGGTGAACACGGTCGAGCTGTACGGCCACGATCACGACCGTCTTCTGGACGTCGTCACCGACCGGGACGCGATCGAGGTCGAGATGGCTGCCGGCCAGATGGTTCGGATCGTCGACGTCCCGACAGCGCTCGAAGCCGTCCCGTACCCCGGTGTCGAGGACGCCACCGTCACCGTCGACGTCGACGATCCACACGCGCCGTGGAACGATGCGACGTTCGCGATTCGGGTCGAAGACAACGTGGCGTCCGTCGAACGCGTCGACGCCGAACCGGATGCGACGACCGACATCGGGACGCTCTCACAGCTCCTCGTCGGCTACTGCTCGGCCGAACATGCCAGAGTGGTCGGCGATCTCGACGTGGATACCTCAGGGACCGCCGACGTGCTGGATCGGCTGTTTCCCGAGCACGAGGTGTTCCTCCCGGAACAGTTCTGAGAGGTGCGCCAATCACGACCGTCTCACTCCACGCGCACTGATCGGACGTGGTCGACACCACCGATTCCGACGATGGGTGCTCACGTGAGATCGATCGACACCCAATATCGTGGCAACTGGTAACAAGAGCTAAGCAAGTCGGCCGACATAGTGGCTCGTGCAGGCGTGTTGCCTGTGCTACGCTCGGCCAACACGGGACCACCGAGCGTGGGAGCATACGCGAACCATGGGCCGGGGGAGGGCGACCGGCCCATTTTCATCGTTGAGTCCGGAGTCATTGATCCCATATTGAGATTCAGTACGGAGATGTCGAGAGCATCTACAGGCTGCACGTCTGAGTCTCCACAGAACGGATTAACTATCTGAAGAAGGGACTATCGTATGGGTACAATGCGGGTGTTCAGGGATCTTTACCTTTCCATGGTAATCTGCTTGCCCGTACGTTCGTTCGAGTCTATCGAGCATGACTTCCACCTCAGCCTCGTCTCCTGCTAACCTGATCGTGCAGGATGAGTCCTTATCCTCTTCGTCGGAATGAGGAATGAAGCAGCTCTCTTGCCCGTCTTCTTCCAATGCATGGAGAACAGCTTGATTGTAAAATCGACTAGCCTGCGTGCGCACCAGCCTTTCGTCCCACCCCTTCGCGAACACCCGATTGTCATGAGCGTGAGGGGATTTCCCCTGTGGAAGCTCCGTGGAAACAGCTTTGAACGACTCTTCTAGGCCGATCTGTCCCTCAAAGAACTCACTAAGGATATCTCGTAGAGACTCTGTTCGACCATTGCCTTCGAGGGCCTTCCCATGGATAGAGTCGGTGTCGACTAAGTCCAGAACTCTCCCTCTAAGATCTGGATTTTCGTCTACGGCATCTTGGATCTCATAGAAATTTTGTGCCCATCTCATACTACTGTTCTATCTGTCAATATGAAACTCAGTAATTTATATCTTGTGCTGAAATTTCATTCGATAGAGGCAGTGGCAGAGCCATCGCATCGAAATGGCTGTTGGCTATTAGTAGATCTCCGCTTTAGATCGCCAGGAGCGATCTCAGGAAACCACGCGCATCATCAGGTCGTTCGGCTTGATCAGAGCCAGGTCGTCAGTCCTCGTCGTTAGTCGAGTCGTCGGGACCGGGTTGCTCGGGTTCGGCCCAGCGGTCGTCGGGATCGACCGGCGCAAGCGCGTGCGATCGCTCGGCGTCGCTGTACGACCGATCGGCGAGCGCCAAGCTCCGGCGTCGCCACCGCTTGCTCAGCTCCGGCTCGCCCGTCGGGCCGACGCGCGCGCCGTGGACGGTGAAGTACCGGCCGTCGCGGCCCATCTTCTTGCCGTCGTAGGTGTGCTGGTCGAAGATCACGTCGAACGTGTCGCCGGGTTCGAGGTCATCGACCGGAAAGTCGTGGGCCGGCTCGCGGCCCGCTTCGCGCGCTGCGGCCCGTTCCTCGGCGACCCGCTCGAAGTACTCGTTGGCGTAGGTGGCCTCACGGGTCGAGGTGGCCCGGGCGGCGGCGAGCGCCGCGTGGATCCCGCAGAGTCGCCCCTCCCAGCCGTCGTCGTCCCAGCGTTCGGTCGCGAGTCGCTCGTAGCGATCGATAGTGAGGACGACGTCCGCGCCCGCTCGCAGGTCTTCGACGACGTAGAGCGCGAGCCGGTCCCAGAGGTTCCACGCGTATCCCGAGCGGACGAGTTCCCACGCCGCCCACGCCGCACACTCCTCGTCCGAGCGCCGCACAGCCTTCTGGAGCAGGCTCGTGACGTCGTATCGGTTGTACCCACCTTTGGTTTCGTGCTCGCCGAGTTCGTCACCGAAATCGTTGGTCGCGTGCTCGTCCGGATCGCGCGTGTCGGCCTCGCTGCCGCCGAGCGTGGCCTGTTTCCCGTCGCCCATGACCGTAGCGGAGGCACGGCGCACACATGTGCGTACCCATCCGAAGCTGTCACGTGCAGTAGATTGAAGGTACTCCCCGTTCGAACACAACTATTCAGATGGCGGACGACGTGCTCATCGCGGCCGATCATCCGTGTCCGGACTGCGGCTCGACCACGGCGACCGACCGCGAAACCGAGGAGTACGTGCTCGAAGACGGCACCCAGCGTCGCATGACGTTCTGTACGGCGTGTGCCACCGAGGACAGCGACGGCACGCTTCGGTACGAAGTCATCGCCGAGGAGTTCGTTCGCACTGAGATCGGCCGAGCGATGTGCGACGACTCACGGACCGGACAGTCCGCTGCCGACCGCACTGACGGACGGTAGCGCTGGCCGTCGGCGAACGATCGCGGTCGAAAGGCGTCCGGTCGATCGTTTGGACCCCACACGCACAGACAGCAACGGCTACGCCGAGACTGTTACCGAGGTTCAAGTGAGGGGTTCGTCCACGACAGACGGAGAGCGAACAGCACGTCGAGAGTAAGTCATATGATAACGCCCGACATATCTTGCAAAGGGCGTTCTTTCAACAAGAATCTAGATGACTAGCCCTGAGAGATACAACCTCAGAAGAGTTGTTGAGATGTATGACGGAAAGCGACGATAGCGGCAATCGAATCGATCGGCGTGGACTGCTCCGACGGATCGGGGCGCTCGGCGTCACCGGTGTGGTCGGGGTCGGTGGGTTCCAGTTCTTCGCAACGGAGCCGGTCTTTGCGCTCGAAAAGGAGACGTTCACGGCAGCCGACGTGAGCATCGACTCGGCGGACGGGACGATCGACGACATCTGGTTCCAGCCCGAACTCACCTACTCGTGGGGCGACCTCGACTCGTCGCCACACACGCTGAAGTTTACCCTCTCGACGGAGGGCCCCGATGGCGGGTACTTCGAGAAGGTCGGCAGCGAGTCCAAGTACAACGAGGCGCTGGAGGACGGGAAATCGGCATCGGGTAGCTATGATTTCCAGAACGAACTCAGCCTGATCGAGAACACGTCGTGGTACAAATCCGCCTTCAGTGCCGATGGAGACGGTGAGAGCAAGGTGGTCGATCTGACGGTCCAAGTGAAAGCCGAGCTCGCCACGAACGACGGAACCACCCACACGGACACCAAGGAAGCCCCGTTCAGCATCAACGTCACCAATAGACAGGTGAAGTTCGGCAACCAAGGGGGAAGTGGCTCCGGCAGCGGCGGCGTCGGCGGGATCGCCGGCACTGGCGGTAACTGATCGCGTTCGGCGAGGTCGTTGTCACCGCCGTGAATCGTTTCGATCGACTGGATCATCGCGAGGTTTCCGGGCTCTGAAACGATCTGCGCCCGAACTGCCTCAGAACGCGATTTCGATCACGCCGAGCGCGATCGCCGCGAGCGCCGTCTCGAACACCACCGTACCGGCAGCCGAGAGGACGACGAACGTCCGGGTCCGCATCTCGGCGAACCCAGCGGGGACGGTGAGCATCCCCCGGGTAAAGAGAAGGGCGTTGCTCACCGGAACGACGATCGGGCCCCAGCGGTCGAACCAGCCGTCGAAGGTGGCGAGGCGCTCGTCGCTCACCCGGAACCACCGCTTTTCGAGGAGCCACTCCCGGCCGCCGCGCTTCGCGAGCACGAACAGCGCGACCTGGCCGATCGTCGCGCCGATCACCGCGACACCGATGATGGCGGCGACGTCCGTCACTGTGCTCCCCATGAGGCCGATCGAGACCGGGACGATCGCCTCGCTCGGCATGAAGTACATCAGCATGGCTCCTTCGAGCACGAACACACAGAGGAGGGCGAGTAGCGCGTACTCCGAGTCGAGCAGGTCCCGGAGGGTAGCGGGCATCTCCGCGATCTGGAGGACCGGAGCGGACATCGGCAGGGAGTTTGCCGGTAGCTCCTAAATCGTTTGCGTCACGCGTCGCTCACGAGAAGAGGTTTTGACGCTCGCGACCCCAGTCGGGGTATGGATCTCACCCGCCGCCCGCGACGGCTCCGCCGCGACGGGCTCCGCGATCTCGTCAGCGAGACCACCCTGGCGGCGAGCGACCTGATCGCGCCGGTGTTCGTCGACGCCACCACGGAGGAGCGCATTCCGATCGAGTCGATGCCGGGCCACGAGCGCGTTCCCGTAAACGAGGCGGCTACGCGCGTCGAGGAGATCGCCGCAACGGGCGTCGAGAGCGTCATCGTCTTCGGCATCCCCGAGTCGAAGGACGCCCGCGGCACGCGCGCGTGGGCCGACGACGGCGTGGTCCAGCGCGCGCTCCGACGGATCACCGACGAAACCGATGTCTTCTGCATCACCGACGTCTGCCTCTGCGAGTACACCGATCACGGCCACTGCGGAGTACTCGCGGATGAGGCACGAGATCGGTGGGAGGACGGCCGTGCGGAGGCCGACGGCGGTGCGGCGGGGCTGCACGCACATCGCGAAACGGGGCTGACGGTCGACAACGACGCGACGCTCGACCTCCTCGGGAAGACCGCGACGAGCCACGCCGCCGCGGGCGCAGATATGGTCGCGCCGAGCAGCGCGACCGACGGGATGGTGGGCGCGATCCGGGCAGCGCTCGACGACGTGGAGCACACGGACGTACCAATCATGAGCTACGCCGCGAAGTACGAGAGCGCCTTCTACGGGCCGTTCCGCGACGCGGCCGACGGCGCGCCCGCCTTCGGTGATCGCCGCCACTACCAGATGGACCCCGCGAACGCCGACGAAGCCCTTCGAGAAGTGGATCTCGACGTCGATCAGGGGGCTGACGTGCTGATGGTCAAGCCCGCGCTACCCTACCTCGACGTCGTCAGCGCGGTCGACGATCGGACCGACCACCCCGTGGCGGCGTACAACGTCTCTGGGGAGTACGCGATGCTCCACGCCGCCGCCGAGAAGGGCTGGCTCGATCTCGACGCTGTGGCTCACGAGTCGCTGCTCTCGATCAAGCGCGCCGGCGCGGATCTAATTCTGACGTACTTCGCCGAGGACGTCGCCAAGCAGCTCTGAACCCAGTGCGGGCCGACCGCGGCGGACCGAGCAGTTATGCCGCGAGCGACGATTGGGACGGTATGACACGCGAGGCCATCGACTACGGGCAATGGGAGGCTGGCCGCGACGTGAACTACTGGGAACTCGATCGCACGCTCCAGTACGAGGCGCGACGGACGTACCCGGACGAGGAGTTCGCGTGGGCCGAACCCCGGCTGGAAGCGTTCGGCGATGTCGTCGGCTCTACCGTCGCCGACAACGCCGACCGGATCGACCGCCACGGCCCGGAACTCCACACCTACGACGAGCACGGCGAGATCCGCAACGAAGTCGAGTACCATCCCAAACAGCACGAGAACGAGCGGATCGCCTATGGGGAATTTGGGCTGACCCACGACGCCTTCCATGCGCCACCAGGCCGCGACGCTCCCCTCGGACTCACGCACACCCTGACCCAGCAGGCGCTGCTCTCGTACGCCGACCCGGGGTTCGTCTGTCCGGTGTCGATGACAACCGGCGTCGCGCTCGTGCTCGACGCGTTCGACGACGGGAGTCTCGACGGCTACTTCGAGCGCCTCACCAGCCGCGACGCCGACGAGCACATCGAGGGCGCGATGTTCCTCACCGAGAAACAGGGCGGCAGCGATGTCGGCGCGAACGAGACGATTGCCGAGGAGGCCCCTGATGGCAGCTACCGCCTCACCGGCGAGAAGTGGTTCTGCTCGAACATCGACGCCGAGGGCGCGCTCGCGCTGGCCCGCCGGCCCGACGCGCCCGACGGGACCGCGGGGCTCTCGCTGTTTTTGGTCCCGCACACCAAATCCGATGGAACGGTCAACGACGCCCTGTTTCGCCGGCTGAAGGACAAGCTCGGGACGATCTCGGTCCCCACCGGGGAGATCGAGTTCCGGGGCGCGGAGGCGTATCTGGTCGGCGAGCCCGAGAACGGGTTCCGACAGATGACCGAGATGCTCAACTTCGAACGCCTCTCGAACGCCAGCGCCGCGGTCGGGATCATGGGCCGCGCGCTGCTCGAATCGAAGGTTCAGGCCGCGAACCGCGAGGCGTTCGGGGAGGTCATTCAGGAGTATCCGCTGATGCGCCGCGACCTCGTCGACATGACCGTCGACTACGAGGCCGCCGCCGCGTTCACTTTCGACGGCGCACGCATGCTCGACCGCTACCGGCGCGAGGGACGGGAGACCGAGGCCGGCGAGCGGGCGTTCAAACTCGTGCGCGCGCTCGTGCCGGTGGCGAAGCACGTCACCGCTCG
This window of the Halococcus saccharolyticus DSM 5350 genome carries:
- a CDS encoding GNAT family N-acetyltransferase — encoded protein: MIEYRPIPEAAEERHRAITGYAFDAGSGPYDPDEPIDERRQRRWAFGEDRGVFDGDDLVACGTHIEFTVRLRGEWLPMAGLSGVASPPDRRRQGFVGELLEASLREYRDRDWPIAALWPFKHDFYARYGWATGCRYRTATVDPAALSTVRSAAAGEFRRIEPEEYATLEPVFEAWLDGVNLATRRSDDWWRDRVFQSDDTERYCYVWLREDEPRGYLLYRIRNDDDGRRLVVDEMASADHEAYLNLLRFCHDHDSQVNTVELYGHDHDRLLDVVTDRDAIEVEMAAGQMVRIVDVPTALEAVPYPGVEDATVTVDVDDPHAPWNDATFAIRVEDNVASVERVDAEPDATTDIGTLSQLLVGYCSAEHARVVGDLDVDTSGTADVLDRLFPEHEVFLPEQF
- a CDS encoding DedA family protein; the encoded protein is MSAPVLQIAEMPATLRDLLDSEYALLALLCVFVLEGAMLMYFMPSEAIVPVSIGLMGSTVTDVAAIIGVAVIGATIGQVALFVLAKRGGREWLLEKRWFRVSDERLATFDGWFDRWGPIVVPVSNALLFTRGMLTVPAGFAEMRTRTFVVLSAAGTVVFETALAAIALGVIEIAF
- the hemB gene encoding porphobilinogen synthase — translated: MDLTRRPRRLRRDGLRDLVSETTLAASDLIAPVFVDATTEERIPIESMPGHERVPVNEAATRVEEIAATGVESVIVFGIPESKDARGTRAWADDGVVQRALRRITDETDVFCITDVCLCEYTDHGHCGVLADEARDRWEDGRAEADGGAAGLHAHRETGLTVDNDATLDLLGKTATSHAAAGADMVAPSSATDGMVGAIRAALDDVEHTDVPIMSYAAKYESAFYGPFRDAADGAPAFGDRRHYQMDPANADEALREVDLDVDQGADVLMVKPALPYLDVVSAVDDRTDHPVAAYNVSGEYAMLHAAAEKGWLDLDAVAHESLLSIKRAGADLILTYFAEDVAKQL
- a CDS encoding acyl-CoA dehydrogenase family protein, with amino-acid sequence MTREAIDYGQWEAGRDVNYWELDRTLQYEARRTYPDEEFAWAEPRLEAFGDVVGSTVADNADRIDRHGPELHTYDEHGEIRNEVEYHPKQHENERIAYGEFGLTHDAFHAPPGRDAPLGLTHTLTQQALLSYADPGFVCPVSMTTGVALVLDAFDDGSLDGYFERLTSRDADEHIEGAMFLTEKQGGSDVGANETIAEEAPDGSYRLTGEKWFCSNIDAEGALALARRPDAPDGTAGLSLFLVPHTKSDGTVNDALFRRLKDKLGTISVPTGEIEFRGAEAYLVGEPENGFRQMTEMLNFERLSNASAAVGIMGRALLESKVQAANREAFGEVIQEYPLMRRDLVDMTVDYEAAAAFTFDGARMLDRYRREGRETEAGERAFKLVRALVPVAKHVTARMAVETASYAGEVLGGNGYVRSFVTPRLLRDAQVLPIWEGTSNVLSLDLLRALDREDAHEALLPAIRANLDAAEHPCLDEPTAAIKDAFAGLQKALVHLAEADGEYAQLQAKELANYVFDVYTAALLVREAQDRIDSADDARKALIAKRFVDTRLRESDTRGITDDDRFSIEQFDAVVRYAPVEPATLAEPASADD